A genomic region of Halogeometricum rufum contains the following coding sequences:
- a CDS encoding cyclin family protein, translating to MYRARDRVDNEEWLTRIEEGADRLELGSEARSYAGDMFLSEVPEEDRSKRAVAAASLYAGALIAGEERSQSRVADAMDVTRLSIQQRWKEILETNGFRPPTW from the coding sequence ATGTATCGCGCCCGGGACAGAGTGGACAACGAGGAGTGGTTGACGCGCATCGAGGAGGGGGCCGACCGCCTCGAACTCGGGTCCGAAGCCCGGTCGTACGCCGGCGACATGTTCCTCTCGGAGGTGCCGGAGGAGGACCGGTCGAAGCGCGCCGTCGCGGCGGCAAGCCTCTACGCCGGCGCACTCATCGCGGGTGAGGAACGGTCGCAGTCGCGCGTCGCCGACGCCATGGACGTGACGCGACTCAGCATCCAACAGCGCTGGAAGGAGATTCTCGAGACCAACGGGTTCCGGCCGCCGACCTGGTGA
- a CDS encoding phosphopantetheine adenylyltransferase, whose product MNVALGGTFDPVHDGHLALFERAFELGDVTVGLTSDELAPRTRHVDRYVRPFEERKRDLVEELEPFAAEYDREFEIRTLTEPTGIATEPGFDVLIVSPETKDGGARINEIREERDLPPLDIEVVDHVPAEDGQRISSTRIVRGEIDRHGNRTPEREGREATRPDADDA is encoded by the coding sequence ATGAACGTCGCGCTGGGCGGGACCTTCGACCCGGTCCACGACGGCCACCTCGCGCTGTTCGAGCGGGCCTTCGAACTCGGTGACGTGACCGTCGGTCTCACGAGCGACGAACTCGCGCCGCGGACCCGCCACGTCGACCGGTACGTCCGCCCGTTCGAGGAGCGAAAGCGCGACCTCGTCGAGGAACTGGAGCCGTTCGCGGCGGAGTACGACCGCGAGTTCGAGATTCGGACGCTGACCGAACCGACCGGCATCGCCACCGAACCCGGCTTCGACGTGCTCATCGTCTCCCCGGAGACGAAGGACGGCGGCGCGCGCATCAACGAGATACGCGAGGAACGCGACCTGCCGCCGTTGGACATCGAAGTCGTCGACCACGTCCCCGCCGAGGACGGCCAGCGCATCTCTTCGACGCGCATCGTCCGCGGCGAGATAGACCGCCACGGCAACCGCACGCCCGAACGCGAGGGTCGCGAGGCGACCCGTCCCGACGCCGACGACGCCTGA
- a CDS encoding winged helix-turn-helix transcriptional regulator, with the protein MSTDDPTDDPGESGSADAPVTDPADPADDADGASTRDRLEAEADRAVSEFDDNVVDLLAWLLDTETRARIFVFLRQNPHSTSDEVADGTGLYPSTVREALAELHDEEMVDRRKRKNSGAGNNPYEYTAIAPSELVRSAVGQVQSQLNTVFNLDRRLLGDDEAGDVEPVRITVRDEPEE; encoded by the coding sequence ATGTCTACGGACGACCCCACAGACGACCCCGGAGAGAGCGGGTCCGCCGACGCGCCGGTGACGGACCCCGCGGACCCCGCGGACGACGCGGACGGCGCGTCGACGCGCGACCGACTCGAAGCGGAGGCCGACCGCGCCGTCTCGGAGTTCGACGACAACGTCGTGGACCTGTTGGCGTGGCTGCTCGACACGGAGACGCGCGCCCGCATCTTCGTCTTCCTCCGACAGAACCCCCACTCCACCAGCGACGAGGTGGCCGACGGCACCGGCCTCTACCCGAGTACCGTCCGGGAGGCACTCGCCGAACTCCACGACGAGGAGATGGTGGACCGACGCAAGCGGAAGAACTCCGGCGCGGGCAACAACCCCTACGAGTACACGGCTATCGCGCCGAGCGAACTCGTCCGGAGCGCCGTCGGTCAGGTCCAGTCGCAACTGAACACCGTGTTCAACCTCGACCGGCGACTCCTCGGCGACGACGAGGCGGGCGACGTGGAACCGGTCCGAATCACCGTCCGGGACGAACCGGAGGAGTGA
- a CDS encoding glutamate--cysteine ligase, whose protein sequence is MELGSADAFDRMGTLGVEEEFYIVDSDGYPASGISELVYDDPPGGLLGDRIDHELFKFTVETQTPLIDDPADVDELVRAVREALVDHAADHGYRVAAAGLHPAAKWRELDHATKPRYKSQLDRIQYPQHRNTTAGLHVHVGVDDPDKATWIANEIRWYLPPLLALSANSPFWNGFDTGLSSARAKIFENLPNTGMPSRFEDFEAYRTFERRMVEHGSIEDRGELWYDVRPHTGHGTVEVRTPDAQVDPAVTVAFVEYVHALVLDLAARYEDGETGTEIRRELLDENKWRATRHGHDASFVGTDGESTVTLERFVADECDRLGVDGLRSLFDAESGTERQRRIHEEEGLDALCEALCLD, encoded by the coding sequence ATGGAACTAGGGTCGGCCGACGCCTTCGACCGAATGGGTACCCTCGGCGTCGAGGAGGAGTTCTACATCGTGGACAGCGACGGCTACCCGGCCTCGGGCATCTCCGAACTCGTCTACGACGACCCGCCCGGGGGGCTTCTCGGTGACCGCATCGACCACGAACTGTTCAAGTTCACCGTCGAGACGCAGACGCCGCTCATCGACGACCCCGCGGACGTGGACGAACTCGTCCGGGCCGTCCGCGAGGCACTCGTCGACCACGCGGCAGACCACGGCTACCGCGTCGCCGCCGCGGGCCTCCACCCGGCCGCGAAGTGGCGCGAACTCGACCACGCCACGAAGCCGCGCTACAAGTCGCAACTCGACCGCATCCAGTACCCGCAACACCGCAACACGACGGCCGGGTTGCACGTCCACGTCGGCGTCGACGACCCGGACAAGGCGACGTGGATAGCCAACGAGATACGCTGGTACCTCCCGCCGCTGTTGGCGCTGTCGGCGAACTCGCCGTTCTGGAACGGCTTCGACACCGGTCTCTCTTCGGCCCGCGCGAAGATTTTCGAGAACCTGCCGAACACCGGCATGCCCTCTCGGTTCGAGGACTTCGAGGCGTACCGGACGTTCGAGCGTCGGATGGTCGAACACGGCTCCATCGAGGACCGCGGCGAACTCTGGTACGACGTGCGCCCCCACACGGGCCACGGCACCGTCGAGGTCCGGACGCCCGACGCGCAGGTCGACCCCGCGGTGACGGTGGCGTTCGTGGAGTACGTCCACGCACTCGTCCTCGACTTGGCCGCCCGGTACGAGGACGGCGAGACGGGGACGGAGATTCGCCGGGAACTCCTCGACGAGAACAAGTGGCGCGCCACGCGGCACGGTCACGACGCGAGTTTCGTCGGCACGGACGGCGAATCGACGGTCACGCTCGAGCGGTTCGTCGCGGACGAGTGCGACCGACTCGGCGTGGACGGACTCCGAAGCCTGTTCGACGCCGAGAGCGGCACCGAGCGACAGCGGCGGATTCACGAGGAGGAGGGACTCGACGCCCTCTGCGAAGCGCTCTGCCTCGACTGA
- a CDS encoding fibrillarin-like rRNA/tRNA 2'-O-methyltransferase, with protein MTDLPDGVERRPFDGRERLSTRGETVYGEPRDAEGWRAWDAGRSKLGAMFEYGMDTGLVGGETVLYLGAASGTTVSHVADFAGPTYAVEFAARPVRDLLGVAEDRENLFPLLKDARKPETYAHVVEADLDCIVQDVATRGQATVANRNRRFLRDDGRLLAVVKARSEDVTADPDDVFEDVLAELRDSYEVLETTRLDRFHDDHLGVVARPK; from the coding sequence ATGACCGACCTGCCCGACGGCGTCGAGCGACGGCCGTTCGACGGTCGGGAGCGACTCTCGACGCGCGGCGAGACGGTGTACGGCGAACCGCGGGACGCCGAGGGATGGCGCGCGTGGGACGCCGGGCGGTCGAAACTCGGCGCGATGTTCGAGTACGGGATGGACACCGGTCTCGTCGGGGGGGAGACGGTGCTGTACCTCGGTGCGGCGTCGGGAACGACCGTCTCGCACGTCGCCGACTTCGCGGGGCCGACGTACGCCGTCGAGTTCGCGGCGCGGCCGGTCCGCGACCTTCTCGGCGTCGCCGAGGACCGGGAGAACCTGTTTCCCCTCCTCAAGGACGCGCGAAAGCCCGAGACGTACGCGCACGTCGTCGAGGCGGACCTCGACTGCATCGTGCAGGACGTGGCGACGCGGGGACAGGCGACCGTCGCCAATCGGAACCGGCGGTTCCTCCGAGACGACGGCCGCCTCCTCGCGGTGGTAAAGGCGCGGAGCGAAGACGTGACCGCCGACCCCGACGACGTGTTCGAGGACGTCCTCGCGGAGTTGCGCGATTCGTACGAGGTGCTGGAGACGACGCGACTCGACCGGTTCCACGACGACCACCTCGGCGTCGTGGCCCGTCCGAAGTGA
- a CDS encoding NOP5/NOP56 family protein has translation MNDGTAPEGTGWFEGIEPDDVEGASAAVADGESEEPRDWPALAVESGYADSEAAYYDRLREATLRAATEAVRERERADDRQLVHAVRAMDDAERTANELAERLAEWAGTLYDDAGVGVDGAREVADREPQTPVEERVVSYARRVADLADERDDLRAFVEARAPAVAPNLAEMAGPVLAARLVALAGGLERLAKMPSGTVQVLGAEDALFAHLEGRASSPKHGVIYVHDYVRGTHPDHRGSAARAFAGKLAIAARIDHYSGEYKPEVHEELRERMETIRAREVGE, from the coding sequence ATGAACGACGGAACCGCCCCGGAAGGGACGGGCTGGTTCGAGGGAATCGAGCCGGACGACGTCGAGGGCGCGAGCGCGGCCGTCGCCGACGGCGAGAGCGAGGAACCGCGGGACTGGCCCGCACTCGCCGTCGAATCGGGATACGCGGACTCCGAGGCGGCGTACTACGACCGCCTCCGCGAGGCGACGCTCCGGGCCGCGACCGAGGCGGTCCGCGAACGCGAACGAGCCGACGACAGGCAACTCGTGCACGCCGTCCGCGCGATGGACGACGCCGAACGCACCGCGAACGAACTGGCCGAACGCCTCGCCGAGTGGGCCGGAACTTTGTACGACGACGCGGGCGTCGGCGTCGACGGCGCGCGCGAGGTAGCGGACAGAGAGCCGCAGACGCCCGTCGAGGAGCGCGTCGTCTCGTACGCCCGCCGCGTCGCGGACCTCGCGGACGAACGCGACGACCTGCGAGCGTTCGTCGAGGCGCGCGCGCCCGCCGTGGCCCCGAATCTCGCGGAGATGGCCGGCCCGGTCCTCGCGGCCCGCCTCGTCGCCCTCGCGGGCGGGTTGGAGCGGTTGGCGAAGATGCCGTCCGGCACCGTTCAGGTGCTGGGAGCCGAGGACGCCCTGTTCGCGCATCTGGAGGGTCGGGCGTCGTCGCCGAAACACGGCGTCATCTACGTCCACGACTACGTCCGCGGCACCCACCCCGACCACCGCGGGTCGGCGGCGCGCGCGTTCGCGGGGAAACTCGCCATCGCGGCCCGCATCGACCACTACTCCGGGGAGTACAAGCCGGAGGTTCACGAGGAACTCAGAGAGCGGATGGAGACGATTCGAGCGCGGGAGGTGGGCGAATGA
- a CDS encoding helix-turn-helix domain-containing protein: protein MRYLTVLVKPGGRGAFHPLGTALADAPSIKRRAIHHIELLDDDTVLLFAEASGSKERYEQIMEDSSYVSSYLTAGKDRWMAVSQFEPTEEVRRGLELQRKSLLVIETPIRFTSDNQVKITYLGTDEAFSKLYEYVDEMEQFTFDILKMGDYEANNSSFDRMITARQKEVLEAAVDLGYYSEPRQASLEDIGEVVGITPGTVSEHLRKAEERVFTELVH, encoded by the coding sequence ATGCGATATCTCACTGTGTTAGTCAAACCGGGTGGACGGGGCGCGTTCCATCCGCTCGGGACGGCACTGGCAGACGCCCCGTCGATCAAACGGCGGGCCATTCATCATATCGAACTGCTCGATGACGACACTGTACTCCTATTTGCCGAGGCAAGCGGCAGTAAGGAACGGTACGAACAAATTATGGAGGACTCTTCTTACGTCAGCAGTTATCTCACCGCCGGAAAAGACCGCTGGATGGCCGTGAGTCAGTTTGAACCGACAGAAGAGGTTCGCCGGGGGCTCGAACTGCAACGAAAATCGCTTCTGGTAATTGAAACACCGATTCGATTTACCTCCGATAACCAAGTTAAAATCACCTACTTGGGAACTGACGAAGCATTCAGCAAGCTGTACGAATACGTTGACGAGATGGAACAGTTCACGTTCGACATTCTCAAGATGGGTGATTACGAGGCGAATAACTCATCGTTCGACAGAATGATTACGGCTAGGCAGAAGGAAGTGCTCGAGGCAGCGGTCGATCTGGGCTACTACAGTGAACCTCGCCAAGCGTCCCTTGAGGACATCGGTGAGGTCGTGGGGATTACTCCCGGAACGGTCAGTGAGCACCTGCGGAAAGCCGAAGAACGTGTGTTCACCGAACTCGTCCACTGA
- a CDS encoding NADH-quinone oxidoreductase subunit D, producing the protein MQRQQRSTTEQFINEVVSALPDKTVLGRDSHENAPALVIRADQVQKVLSTLYSEVGLDHCSCVTAQEYDDRFETVYHLTSYDDRTRELSVVVPTTKDGPVSESAAPVYRTAEWHERESYDLVGIEYEGHPDLRRILLPETWQGHPLREDYGRNQSQIVALPAHANPIQNDSRQGDTIFLNIGPHHPSTHGVLHLEAVLDGEQVVDVEPDIGYIHRCEEQMCQQGTYRHQIMPYPDRWDWGGAGLLNEWAYARVVEDLADIDVPEYAQVIRTMSAELSRILSHLLATAMYALDVSGEFTATFMYGFRDRDAVQNLLEDLTGQRMMFNYFRVGGVVWDVPEPREEFFEDVRAFTNSLPQKLEEYHNLLTSNEVFQVRCVDTGELPPQVAKQYGATGPVARGSGIDYDLRRDDPYGYYDRLEWDVVTENGCDNFARVLVRLREIEESAAIVEQCVDLLADWPEEERSVQANVPRTLKPSGECYRAVEGAKGELGIYIRADGTDTPARFKIRGPSFSNLSVLPAMAEGEYVPDLVATLGSLDTIIGEVDR; encoded by the coding sequence ATGCAACGCCAACAACGCTCGACCACTGAGCAGTTCATAAACGAGGTGGTCTCAGCCCTCCCCGATAAGACCGTTCTCGGGCGTGATTCACACGAGAACGCCCCCGCACTCGTGATCCGTGCCGACCAGGTCCAGAAGGTTCTCTCGACACTTTACTCCGAGGTCGGACTCGATCACTGCTCGTGTGTGACTGCTCAGGAGTACGACGACCGCTTCGAGACGGTCTATCACCTCACCAGTTACGACGATCGGACGCGCGAGTTGTCCGTTGTCGTCCCGACGACGAAGGACGGCCCGGTCAGTGAGTCGGCTGCACCGGTTTACCGGACGGCCGAGTGGCACGAACGAGAATCCTACGACCTCGTAGGTATCGAGTACGAAGGTCATCCGGACCTCCGGCGCATCCTGCTCCCGGAGACGTGGCAAGGTCATCCGCTCCGCGAAGATTACGGTCGGAACCAGTCTCAGATCGTGGCGCTCCCCGCGCACGCCAACCCTATCCAGAACGACAGTCGGCAGGGTGATACGATATTCCTCAATATCGGGCCTCACCATCCGTCGACCCACGGCGTGCTCCACTTAGAGGCAGTTCTCGACGGCGAGCAGGTGGTGGACGTCGAGCCGGATATCGGCTATATCCATCGGTGCGAGGAACAGATGTGCCAGCAGGGGACGTACCGGCACCAGATTATGCCCTATCCCGACCGCTGGGATTGGGGCGGGGCGGGGCTGCTCAACGAGTGGGCCTACGCTCGCGTCGTCGAGGACCTGGCCGATATCGACGTTCCCGAGTACGCTCAGGTCATCAGGACGATGAGCGCCGAACTGTCGCGCATCCTCTCGCACCTGTTAGCTACTGCCATGTACGCACTCGACGTGAGCGGTGAGTTCACCGCCACGTTCATGTACGGCTTCCGAGACCGGGACGCCGTTCAGAACCTCTTGGAGGACCTGACCGGCCAGCGCATGATGTTCAACTACTTCCGCGTCGGCGGTGTCGTCTGGGATGTCCCCGAGCCTCGAGAGGAGTTCTTCGAGGACGTGCGTGCTTTCACAAACAGCCTACCACAGAAGCTGGAAGAGTATCATAACCTGCTGACTAGCAACGAAGTCTTCCAAGTTCGTTGTGTGGATACTGGTGAGCTACCGCCACAGGTCGCCAAGCAGTACGGGGCCACCGGACCGGTCGCTCGCGGTTCCGGTATCGACTACGACCTCCGGCGGGATGACCCGTACGGATACTACGACCGCCTAGAGTGGGACGTCGTCACCGAGAACGGTTGCGACAACTTCGCCCGCGTGCTCGTCCGACTGCGGGAGATCGAGGAGTCAGCAGCGATCGTGGAGCAGTGCGTCGACCTCCTCGCGGATTGGCCAGAAGAAGAGCGAAGCGTCCAAGCTAACGTTCCCCGGACGTTGAAGCCGTCTGGGGAGTGTTACAGGGCCGTCGAAGGTGCCAAGGGCGAACTCGGGATTTACATCCGCGCCGACGGCACCGATACGCCCGCTCGGTTCAAAATTCGCGGACCATCCTTCTCGAACCTGTCGGTACTACCAGCGATGGCAGAGGGAGAGTACGTTCCCGATCTCGTCGCGACTCTCGGAAGTCTCGATACCATCATCGGGGAGGTCGACCGATGA
- a CDS encoding DUF7562 family protein, which translates to MTTTASRRWVTDTGQQVTCIACGETLDREDAREYDKHGDRWNREGKNFEYLCKPCDREYCRQNRDGLEETLIAADAGKTDRKTFLRRFCELTTDNNDDNDLQ; encoded by the coding sequence ATGACGACGACCGCTTCACGGCGATGGGTGACCGACACCGGCCAGCAGGTAACCTGCATCGCCTGTGGCGAGACGCTCGACCGAGAGGACGCCCGCGAGTACGACAAACACGGCGACCGCTGGAACCGCGAGGGAAAGAATTTCGAGTACCTCTGTAAGCCCTGCGACCGTGAGTACTGCCGCCAGAACCGCGACGGACTCGAAGAGACGCTCATAGCAGCCGACGCCGGCAAAACCGACCGCAAGACGTTCCTCAGACGGTTCTGCGAGCTGACGACCGACAACAACGACGACAATGACCTCCAGTGA
- a CDS encoding class I SAM-dependent methyltransferase, translated as MTSSEKSKQTKGPHNRIESDAASTHSMSVSDIKDAYAEYADSMHRLEWLDRVVIGRYRQARFGDVEGRVLDVACGTGTNFRYLPNTVDLVGIDVSPEMLANAEEQLTELEIDGDLREMDAQELEFADDSFDAVISALSTCTFPDPIAALREMDRVCKPEGTIRLVEHGRSDVGPIAKYQKWRADAHYARNGCRWTQEPREVVSEAGLEVRETSTGLFGTISTFEILPNQSEER; from the coding sequence ATGACCTCCAGTGAGAAATCGAAGCAGACGAAGGGTCCCCACAATCGAATCGAGTCCGACGCGGCGTCGACTCACTCGATGTCGGTCTCGGACATCAAAGACGCGTATGCGGAGTACGCTGATTCGATGCATCGGCTCGAATGGCTCGACCGTGTTGTTATCGGTCGCTATCGTCAGGCCCGATTCGGAGATGTCGAGGGGAGAGTGCTCGACGTCGCCTGTGGCACTGGAACGAACTTCCGATACCTCCCCAACACGGTTGACCTCGTCGGTATCGACGTTAGTCCAGAGATGCTGGCGAACGCCGAGGAACAACTCACCGAGTTAGAGATCGACGGCGATCTCCGGGAGATGGACGCACAGGAACTCGAATTCGCCGACGACAGTTTCGACGCGGTGATTTCCGCGCTGTCGACTTGTACGTTCCCCGACCCAATTGCTGCACTGCGCGAGATGGACCGCGTCTGCAAGCCTGAGGGAACGATTCGCCTCGTCGAACACGGACGTAGCGACGTCGGTCCAATCGCAAAGTATCAGAAATGGCGTGCCGACGCTCACTACGCGAGGAACGGCTGTCGCTGGACGCAAGAGCCGCGCGAAGTCGTCTCCGAGGCGGGCCTCGAGGTGCGGGAGACCAGCACTGGGCTCTTCGGCACGATCAGTACCTTCGAGATACTTCCGAACCAGAGTGAAGAACGATAA